Proteins co-encoded in one Melitaea cinxia chromosome 13, ilMelCinx1.1, whole genome shotgun sequence genomic window:
- the LOC123658919 gene encoding uncharacterized protein LOC123658919, whose product MALFDLQTGMSAKFKIDSEFVSIMHMELTAIAKAIAYIDSLEPKNYVILSDSKSALHHILKCTTICRSAPIAYEIIKSIQIIQSTGKVLKLQWIPSHVGLPGNEEVDQLANEACSDGITHSVLPYFSELFSLVKRRCTDRWKEYFGARSLSKGIWYKTIQPSLPHTP is encoded by the coding sequence ATGGCTTTATTCGATTTGCAAACAGGGATGTcagctaaatttaaaatagattcGGAGTTTGTGTCGATCATGCATATGGAATTAACAGCGATAGCAAAAGCAATAGCATATATTGATTCGTTAGAAccgaaaaattatgtaattttgtctgattcAAAAAGTGCCCTTCACCATATTTTGAAATGTACAACTATATGTCGAAGCGCACCTATCgcttatgaaattattaaatccATTCAAATTATTCAGTCTACAGGTAAAGTTTTGAAACTTCAATGGATTCCCTCACATGTAGGACTACCTGGAAATGAGGAAGTAGACCAGCTTGCAAACGAAGCATGTTCAGATGGTATTACACATTCGGTTCTTCCATATTTCAGCGAGTTATTTAGTTTAGTTAAAAGAAGATGTACTGATAGGTGGAAGGAATACTTTGGTGCTAGGTCTCTCAGTAAGGGCATATGGTATAAAACCATTCAACCGTCACTTCCTCATACACCATGA